A region from the Acuticoccus sediminis genome encodes:
- a CDS encoding segregation and condensation protein A — protein sequence MSGVDPFEDPAPAHRQPVQLDLFHVDLNGYEGPLDMLLDLARRNQIDLTKIAILPLAEQYLAFIQQAKALRIELAADYLVMAAWLAYLKSRLIAPDPDDGEADGEELAEDLAFRLRRLEAMREAADHLFARPRLGRDLFARGMPEGPIVTTERVFKGSLYDLLSAYGAVRQDEIVRTMTMEKRPVFSLVDARRIMERMVGHNAEWLPLTALVAAMPGHESRRAVIASTFGAALEMAREGRISVRQTRPFAPLYVKGNPNG from the coding sequence GTGAGCGGGGTGGATCCCTTCGAGGATCCGGCACCGGCCCATCGCCAGCCGGTCCAGCTCGACCTCTTCCATGTCGACCTGAACGGCTACGAGGGGCCGCTCGACATGCTGCTGGACCTTGCCCGACGCAACCAGATCGACCTCACGAAGATCGCCATCCTGCCGCTCGCCGAGCAGTATCTGGCGTTCATCCAGCAGGCCAAGGCGCTGCGGATCGAGCTGGCGGCGGACTATCTCGTGATGGCGGCGTGGCTCGCCTACCTGAAAAGCCGCCTCATCGCTCCGGACCCGGACGACGGGGAAGCCGACGGTGAGGAGCTCGCCGAGGACCTCGCCTTCCGCCTGCGCCGCCTGGAGGCGATGCGCGAGGCGGCGGACCACCTGTTCGCGCGGCCGCGCCTCGGCCGCGACCTCTTCGCCCGCGGCATGCCGGAAGGGCCGATCGTCACCACCGAGCGCGTCTTCAAGGGCTCGCTCTACGATCTCCTGTCCGCCTACGGCGCGGTGCGACAGGACGAGATCGTGCGGACGATGACGATGGAGAAGCGCCCGGTCTTCTCGCTGGTGGACGCCCGCAGGATCATGGAACGGATGGTCGGCCACAATGCCGAGTGGCTGCCGCTGACGGCGCTGGTGGCGGCGATGCCAGGGCACGAGAGCCGGCGAGCGGTCATCGCGTCGACCTTCGGCGCGGCCTTGGAGATGGCGCGCGAGGGGCGTATCTCGGTGCGGCAAACGAGGCCGTTCGCGCCGCTCTACGTGAAGGGGAACCCCAATGGCTGA
- the nagZ gene encoding beta-N-acetylhexosaminidase yields the protein MTSPLIVGLCGTRLTADEAAFLAEARPLGLILFRRNIGSREEIVRLVEDARAASGARLVLIDQEGGRVQRIGPPLAERYPPARSIGALYARDAEAGARAAWLAGHLIAADLLPLGINTPCLPVADVPVPGAHDVIGDRAYAEEPDAVARLAGAAMDGVLAAGALPVVKHVPGHGRACADSHFSLPVVDAPRDALERDFAPFRALAAAPLGMTAHVVYNALDTDLPATLSPTVLDLIRRDIGFDGLLMTDDISMGALTGDIGANARASLVAGCDCVLHCNGDMDEMTAVAGALGPIGPDAARRLDAAHAALGAGPGDVTALREEFHSLVGAVA from the coding sequence ATGACGTCACCCCTGATCGTAGGCCTCTGCGGCACCCGTCTCACGGCGGACGAGGCCGCCTTCCTCGCCGAGGCGCGCCCGCTGGGCCTCATCCTCTTCCGCCGCAACATCGGCTCGCGCGAGGAGATCGTCCGCCTCGTCGAGGATGCGCGCGCCGCCTCCGGCGCGAGGCTCGTCCTGATCGACCAGGAAGGCGGGCGAGTGCAGCGCATCGGCCCGCCGCTCGCCGAGCGGTACCCGCCCGCACGGTCGATCGGCGCGCTCTACGCCCGCGACGCCGAGGCGGGGGCCCGCGCGGCATGGCTCGCCGGGCACCTCATAGCCGCCGACCTCCTGCCGCTGGGGATCAACACGCCGTGCCTGCCGGTGGCCGACGTCCCCGTGCCGGGCGCCCACGACGTCATCGGCGACCGCGCCTATGCCGAGGAGCCGGACGCCGTCGCACGACTGGCCGGCGCCGCGATGGACGGTGTGCTGGCGGCGGGTGCGCTCCCGGTGGTCAAGCACGTGCCCGGCCACGGCCGCGCCTGCGCCGACAGCCACTTCAGCCTCCCGGTCGTCGACGCCCCGCGCGACGCGCTGGAGCGGGACTTCGCGCCCTTCCGCGCCCTCGCGGCGGCGCCGCTCGGGATGACCGCGCACGTCGTCTACAACGCGCTCGACACCGACCTCCCGGCGACGCTGTCACCTACGGTGCTCGACCTCATCCGCCGCGACATCGGCTTCGACGGCCTCCTCATGACGGACGACATCTCGATGGGGGCGCTGACCGGCGACATCGGCGCCAACGCGCGCGCGTCCCTCGTAGCCGGCTGCGACTGCGTGCTGCACTGCAACGGCGACATGGACGAGATGACCGCAGTCGCCGGTGCCCTCGGCCCGATCGGGCCGGATGCCGCGCGCCGCCTCGATGCCGCGCACGCGGCGCTCGGCGCCGGTCCGGGCGATGTTACGGCCTTGCGCGAGGAGTTTCACAGCCTGGTCGGGGCGGTGGCGTGA
- a CDS encoding SPOR domain-containing protein produces the protein MNGPTRSSAFERHGPVGTGSHKSADIYDELDQFVDSEPAVWGPGQRPASQGAGPDPRFDNGPQQDRGDDDGADAYLDEADRDDGGLTYDDAPDEYHPQPGFARSPAAPEPEPAPGFSAGAADRRSKFTQRLNEELSRPTPRPEPKAELPAARPQPSVPQPSFPHAAVPQAPRKPSEELRAREDARIREELRTGISAASRASLPSRGLKRSPPGTAAPAAPSAPIAPDWKRERTDAPAASGANLPAVTSKPSPSDEPPADALDWELGNAIGEIIAGHAQAARNQAASGPTAVPPLSIPHFEAPDFGAEEHDTAENPPAEPEAAPRIAPPADAPAATPSDAPMPMPTPTPTVAAARPVLPPPSPTPAPVPVAARAVEPDAEDAPHVDVPEDEVPFRSVEEEIGEALALGNDTAPEPAAPQASPRSRATPIAADIPLAAARSATHRELGPPPVAPATVPINPQLDLSGKRVKPIPSFRFQRREEQAEAFPAAPPDLDDPLASVFMSDARSALASTRPGAKREYTDYADDDAYEDFEDDEFEFDDDDLDDELPPSLVRASHPVRSRKRRVRRGAVVAAVSVAAVVVAGIVGFNVFAGSDGRSGSPPVIHADARDVKTRPEDEGSTARPEIDERVALGDNDRLVVPDPVRIGPQEAPPAPSTETETRSVRTVVVRPDGTIVPTQARGSGASRSTPSYEAPAAAPPAGGGTDAHTADTTSLGETTAAAARPAEPLSATRPEASVTSTPMDSTYEDNAAESDESFGEVDGTDLAALDAAVTPRPRPAPPNRSSASQRTSVAAPAASTATTVAAAPAQEPAAAATAPASSTSLPWGVQVASRRDMASAEASFRDLQRRFPSVLGNSHPSIVAATVGDRGMFYRVRVGASSYAEANQLCSRLKSAGGDCFVGRN, from the coding sequence ATGAACGGTCCGACGCGATCTTCGGCCTTCGAACGACACGGTCCCGTCGGGACCGGAAGCCACAAGTCCGCCGACATTTATGACGAGCTGGACCAATTCGTCGATTCCGAGCCCGCGGTGTGGGGGCCGGGACAGCGCCCCGCATCGCAAGGGGCCGGCCCCGACCCGCGCTTCGACAACGGCCCGCAGCAGGACCGTGGGGACGACGACGGCGCCGACGCCTACCTCGACGAAGCCGACCGGGACGACGGCGGCCTGACGTACGACGACGCGCCGGACGAGTACCATCCGCAGCCGGGCTTCGCCCGCTCGCCGGCCGCGCCGGAGCCTGAGCCCGCGCCGGGATTCAGCGCCGGGGCCGCCGACCGCCGGTCGAAGTTCACCCAGCGCCTCAACGAGGAACTGTCGCGCCCGACGCCTCGGCCGGAGCCGAAGGCCGAGCTGCCGGCCGCCCGTCCGCAGCCGTCGGTTCCCCAGCCGTCGTTTCCTCACGCGGCGGTTCCGCAGGCCCCGCGCAAGCCCTCCGAGGAGCTGCGGGCCCGCGAGGACGCCCGGATCCGCGAGGAGCTGAGGACCGGCATCTCCGCCGCCTCCCGCGCCTCGCTGCCGAGCCGCGGCCTCAAGCGCTCCCCGCCGGGTACCGCCGCGCCCGCGGCCCCGTCCGCCCCGATCGCGCCCGACTGGAAGCGCGAGCGGACGGATGCGCCCGCCGCGTCCGGCGCCAACCTTCCGGCGGTCACGAGCAAGCCCTCTCCGTCCGACGAGCCGCCGGCCGACGCGCTGGACTGGGAGCTAGGCAACGCCATCGGCGAAATCATCGCCGGGCACGCCCAGGCGGCCCGCAATCAGGCCGCGAGCGGACCGACCGCCGTCCCGCCGCTTTCCATCCCCCATTTCGAGGCGCCGGACTTCGGCGCCGAGGAGCACGACACGGCCGAAAACCCTCCGGCGGAGCCCGAGGCTGCGCCCCGGATCGCCCCGCCCGCCGACGCGCCTGCCGCCACGCCCTCAGACGCGCCCATGCCCATGCCCACGCCCACGCCCACGGTGGCCGCGGCACGGCCGGTGCTGCCGCCGCCGTCCCCGACGCCCGCGCCGGTCCCGGTGGCCGCCCGCGCGGTGGAACCCGATGCCGAGGACGCGCCCCACGTGGACGTTCCCGAGGACGAGGTGCCGTTCAGGTCGGTCGAGGAGGAGATCGGCGAGGCGCTCGCGCTCGGCAACGACACCGCCCCGGAGCCCGCCGCGCCGCAGGCTTCGCCGCGCAGCCGCGCGACGCCCATCGCCGCGGACATTCCGCTCGCCGCCGCCCGTTCGGCCACTCACCGCGAACTGGGACCGCCGCCGGTGGCACCGGCGACCGTGCCGATCAATCCGCAGCTCGACCTCTCCGGCAAGCGCGTCAAGCCGATCCCCTCGTTCCGCTTCCAGCGCCGCGAGGAGCAGGCGGAGGCGTTCCCCGCCGCGCCGCCGGACCTCGACGACCCGCTCGCCTCTGTCTTCATGTCCGACGCGCGCAGCGCGCTGGCCTCGACGCGCCCGGGCGCCAAGCGCGAGTACACCGACTACGCCGACGACGACGCGTACGAGGATTTCGAGGACGACGAGTTCGAGTTCGACGACGACGACCTCGACGACGAGCTGCCGCCCTCGCTGGTGCGGGCCTCGCACCCCGTCCGGTCGCGCAAGCGCCGTGTCAGGCGCGGCGCGGTCGTCGCCGCCGTGAGCGTCGCGGCGGTCGTCGTCGCCGGGATCGTGGGCTTCAACGTCTTCGCCGGGTCGGACGGCCGCTCGGGCTCGCCCCCCGTGATCCACGCCGACGCGCGGGATGTGAAGACCCGCCCGGAGGACGAGGGCTCGACCGCGCGGCCCGAGATCGACGAGCGTGTCGCGCTGGGCGACAACGACCGGCTCGTCGTGCCGGACCCGGTGCGGATCGGACCGCAGGAGGCCCCGCCGGCCCCGTCCACCGAGACCGAGACGCGCAGCGTGCGCACCGTCGTCGTGCGTCCGGACGGCACCATCGTGCCGACGCAGGCGAGGGGGAGCGGCGCGTCGAGGTCGACGCCGTCCTACGAGGCGCCCGCGGCGGCCCCGCCGGCCGGCGGAGGGACCGACGCGCACACGGCGGACACCACCAGCCTCGGCGAGACCACGGCGGCTGCGGCGCGGCCGGCCGAACCGCTGTCCGCAACCCGTCCCGAAGCCAGCGTGACCAGCACGCCGATGGATTCCACCTACGAGGACAACGCCGCCGAATCGGACGAGAGCTTCGGCGAGGTCGACGGCACGGATCTCGCCGCGCTCGACGCCGCCGTGACGCCCCGGCCGCGTCCCGCGCCGCCCAACCGGTCGAGCGCGAGCCAGCGGACAAGCGTCGCCGCGCCGGCCGCGAGCACCGCCACCACCGTCGCGGCGGCGCCCGCACAGGAGCCGGCCGCTGCCGCCACCGCACCCGCGTCCTCCACCTCGCTTCCCTGGGGCGTGCAGGTCGCGTCGCGGCGCGACATGGCCTCGGCCGAGGCCTCGTTCCGGGACCTGCAGCGCCGCTTCCCGTCGGTCCTCGGCAACTCGCACCCGTCGATCGTCGCGGCGACGGTCGGTGACCGCGGGATGTTCTACCGGGTGCGCGTCGGCGCCTCGTCCTATGCCGAGGCCAACCAGCTCTGCAGCCGCCTGAAAAGCGCCGGTGGCGACTGCTTCGTGGGGCGCAACTGA